The Athalia rosae chromosome 7, iyAthRosa1.1, whole genome shotgun sequence genome window below encodes:
- the LOC105688607 gene encoding adipokinetic hormone/corazonin-related peptide receptor variant I-like: MKSDAPGGSEVHSMERSNTSVDCSNNATSLPYAIRNLSLFNPTENGTLPPQFRFTEQSLSVVVVYCLLFVVAAVGNLTVFISLFRGRHRKSRISLMMSHLAAADLLVTFIMIPLEVGWRLTVQWLAGNLACKMFLFLRAFGLYLSSNVLICVSLDRYFAILHPLKVNDARRRGKIMLAIAWVCSLLYAVPQSVVFHVSTHPKYPEFQQCVTFGFFMTQAQETGYNLFCVIAMYFGPLLVICCTYTKILCEICNKSREGKQLEIGRFTLRRSDISSIERARSRTLRMTITIVSVFILCWTPYVAMTLWYMFDRESAMRVDASVQDGLFIMAVGNSCANPLVYGSYVVNFRRECTRCFYPRQSASPPHQENAGVRLACRSTGK, encoded by the exons ATGAAAAGCGACGCTCCAGGCGGGAGCGAAGTTCATTCGATGGAGCGAAG CAACACTTCTGTGGATTGTTCTAACAACGCGACGAGTTTGCCGTACGCGATAAGGAATCTGTCGCTGTTTAACCCCACGGAGAACGGGACGTTGCCACCCCAGTTCAGATTCACCGAACAATCGCTGAGCGTCGTGGTTGTTTACTGTCTTTTGTTCGTCGTAGCCGCCGTCGGAAATTTGACGGTATTCATAAGCCTGTTCAGAGGGAGACACAGGAAATCCAGAATATCGCTCATGATGTCGCATCTAGCCGCTGCCGACCTACTCGTCACCTTCATCATGATTCCTCTCGAG GTCGGTTGGCGTCTGACGGTGCAGTGGCTGGCGGGTAATCTGGCGTGTAAAATGTTTCTGTTTCTGAGGGCGTTCGGACTTTACCTGTCGAGCAATGTCCTCATCTGCGTATCTTTGGATAG GTACTTCGCAATTTTGCATCCGCTGAAGGTAAACGACGCCAGACGTCGTGGAAAAATTATGCTGGCCATCGCCTGGGTGTGCAGCCTCCTTTACGCCGTGCCGCAG AGCGTCGTTTTCCACGTGTCCACGCACCCGAAGTACCCGGAATTTCAGCAGTGCGTCACCTTCGGATTTTTCATGACCCAAGCCCAGGAGACGGGCTACAATCTATTCTGCGTTATCGCGATGTACTTCGGACCTCTGCTGGTCATTTGCTGCACCTACACGAAAATACTCTGCGAGATATGCAACAAGAGCCGAGAAGGAAAGCAACTGG aaatCGGACGCTTCACCCTCAGGAGGTCGGACATCAGCAGCATAGAGAGGGCGCGGAGTCGCACCCTCAGGATGACCATCACCATAGTCTCGGTGTTCATACTCTGCTGGACCCCCTACGTAGCGATGACCTTGTG GTACATGTTCGACAGGGAGAGTGCGATGCGCGTCGACGCCTCCGTTCAGGACGGTTTGTTCATAATGGCGGTCGGTAACTCGTGCGCGAATCCTCTGGTCTACGGCAGTTACGTGGTGAATTTTCGTCGGGAATGTACCCGGTGTTTTTACCCCCGACAATCGGCGTCACCGCCGCATCAGGAGAACGCGGGGGTCAGATTGGCTTGCAGGAGCACCGGCAAATGA
- the LOC105689357 gene encoding neutral alpha-glucosidase C-like yields the protein MEDGVQTSESNKEFSDPLIGYESVKLRDRILLSPYTKFLLPSLLIAIVLPFMVHAIISTRFVRVNDDFSTTCNLRPEYRVDCLPGKTPTENQCYHVNCCWNEDENICYHSVPSRHGYTPKGGFYHRGVTWVPREPNSPLGSATRGELVAEVKAVGLDRVDVSISFASSARRRARRQLGYRNGGEKRANTGRDHLAQEDELSRKLLHFLPRHRARRTVEIEFDNPSNLKAYFHYPEFSVTVARNDLTVDEGSSIFSTAWGPLIMTETYWEWTFRVGDACTLYGLNVEEINGTTNFIYNNENGTITPAFIAISKTGEFGSAYLVDYAGPMEVQVRNGSNLVVLRGMALPETLSIVVFGGPSPLEAVKQLTRALSSDYRFPPHSNYGLHVCPDGRRTDDLRGALEDLEADVASMNATETPWDSHCLHVALASLLNRPPSNSVHLQAAINALESTGRYFLPHLSPMILAEDGGGLSSALEAGGLLLREGSAPYLGLYRNSSVAYPDWSNPGVNETAGNYLLDYLRDTGTPGTVWIRDAWPKDETLNASEPDFSVFDYLPDSLRIEMTHLTVPFDLTASNSKSHHVGHNLYSKGFRSFVRSAVPTVEFLGPPGEAGTASWSALRRAVKSAVGAGLAGQIPPPIYVCGRDATDSPSYEELCTRWYQAAIAWPHVLSVPENFPGGANLSAGASLNMVKALNLRAALASYQHTAVASHFARGTPVLAPTAFHFPENSEFVGTWDQFMWGEGILVGLVTLPGVHQVAMRLPGVDSWRHLRGGAEAVPIVNGETPITANIGEAVLLVRPGRVVPVHSEVGRTTVATMLSDLDLLANLYVGNNETDSAPDSATARGEIYYGSELGGFLGFEVNATHLIINNVLNSALSHGCPTNAPFKTTSTFVRFVRILGGPVHRVDLDVCDVNVDEFVVPWR from the exons ATGGAGGATGGCGTCCAGACATCCGAATCAAACAAGGAGTTCAGCGATCCCTTGATCGGTTATGAAAGCG TGAAACTTCGCGATCGTATCCTGCTGTCGCCGTACACAAAATTTCTTCTACCTTCCTTGCTGATAGCGATCGTCCTTCCGTTCATGGTACACGCGATAATCTCCACCAGATTCGTGAGGGTGAACGATGATTTCTCCACCACTTGTAACCTGAGACCGGAGTACCGAGTCGATTGTCTGCCGGGTAAAACACCTACGGAGAATCAATGCTACCACGTGAATTGCTGCTGgaacgaagatgaaaatatttgctaTCACAGCGTGCCGTCGCGGCACGGTTACACCCCGAAGGGAGGATTTTATCACCGAG GCGTAACTTGGGTGCCCAGGGAGCCGAACTCGCCGTTGGGTAGCGCGACCAGGGGCGAACTTGTCGCTGAGGTGAAGGCGGTCGGCTTGGATCGAGTGGACGTTTCAATTTCGTTCGCTTCTTCCGCGAGGAGGAGAGCTAGGCGTCAATTAGGATATCGGAACGGCGGGGAAAAACGGGCTAATACGGGCCGAGACCACCTCGCACAGGAAGACGAACTTTCGAGGAAACTTCTTCATTTCCTGCCCAGACATCGGGCGCGGAGGACCGTCGAAATCGAATTCG atAATCCATCGAATTTGAAGGCCTACTTCCACTATCCCGAATTTTCGGTGACCGTCGCGAGAAACGACTTAACGGTGGACGAGGGCAGTTCGATATTTTCGACCGCTTGGGGTCCCCTGATAATGACGGAAACGTACTGGGAATGGACGTTTCGCGTAGGGGACGCCTGTACGCTCTACGGTCTGAACGTCGAAGAAATTAACGGGACGACTAATTTCATTTATAACAACGAAAATGGAACAATTACACCGGCCTTTATCGCAATTAGTAAAACCGGAGAGTTCGGAAGCGCCTACCTCGTCGATTACGCGGGACCCATGGAAGTCCAG gtgcgGAACGGGTCGAACCTGGTCGTTCTGCGGGGCATGGCGCTACCGGAAACCCTGAGTATCGTCGTCTTCGGAGGACCTTCGCCACTCGAGGCGGTCAAACAGCTGACGAGGGCCCTGAGTAGCGACTATAGATTTCCACCGCACTCGAACTACGGCCTACACGTGTGTCCCGACGGCCGGAGGACGGACGACCTTCGAGGGGCTCTCGAGGACCTCGAAGCGGATGTCGCCTCAATGAACGCCACCGAGACGCCGTGGGACTCGCATTGCCTTCACGTCGCTCTAGCGTCACTACTGAACCGTCCCCCCTCGAACTCCGTTCACCTTCAAGCGGCGATAAACGCCCTCGAATCGACCGGAAGATATTTCTTACCCCATTTGAGCCCCATG ATCCTCGCGGAAGACGGCGGAGGACTTTCGAGCGCCCTCGAGGCCGGAGGGCTACTGTTGAGGGAGGGAAGCGCCCCTTACCTCGGGCTTTACCGAAATTCGAGCGTCGCTTATCCCGACTGGAGTAATCCAGGGGTGAACGAAACGGCGGGGAATTACCTGCTCGATTACCTGAGGGACACGGGGACGCCGGGCACCGTGTGGATCAGAGACGCCTGGCCGAAGGACGAGACTCTGAACGCGTCCGAACCGGATTTTTCCGTCTTCGATTACCTGCCGGAc TCTCTGAGAATCGAGATGACCCACCTGACCGTGCCGTTCGACTTGACCGCCTCGAATTCAAAATCTCACCACGTCGGCCACAACCTTTATTCCAAGGGATTCAGGAGTTTCGTAAGGTCGGCGGTTCCTACGGTCGAGTTTCTCGGGCCCCCGGGCGAGGCCGGGACCGCGTCTTGGTCGGCTTTGAGAAGGGCGGTGAAATCCGCCGTCGGAGCTGGACTGGCGGGTCAGATCCCGCCGCCGATTTACGTGTGCGGCAGGGACGCGACCGACTCTCCGTCTTACGAAGAGCTTTGCACCAG GTGGTACCAGGCCGCCATCGCCTGGCCTCACGTCCTCTCAGtcccggaaaattttcccggAGGAGCGAACCTCTCCGCGGGCGCTTCCCTGAACATGGTCAAGGCTTTGAATCTCAGGGCGGCGCTGGCCAGCTACCAACACACCGCTGTGGCGTCGCACTTCGCACGGGGCACTCCGGTTCTGGCGCCCACCGCTTTCCACTTCCCCGAAAACTCGGAGTTCGTCGGGACTTGGGATCAGTTCATGTGGGGCGAGGGAATACTGGTCG GGCTCGTCACCCTCCCGGGGGTTCACCAGGTCGCCATGAGGCTTCCGGGCGTCGATTCCTGGCGGCATTTGAGGGGCGGCGCTGAGGCCGTGCCGATTGTCAACGGCGAGACACCGATAACAGCGAACATCGGGGAGGCCGTTCTGCTCGTTCGACCCGGTCGCGTCGTTCCCGTTCACAGC GAGGTGGGCAGGACGACGGTAGCGACCATGCTGAGCGATTTGGACCTCCTCGCGAACCTTTACGTCGGGAACAACGAGACCGATTCCGCTCCCGACTCGGCGACGGCACGGGGCGAGATCTACTACGGATCCGAATTGGGGGGATTTTTGGGCTTTGAAGTAAACGCCACGCATCTGATTATCAACAACGTGTTGAACAGCGCGCTGAGTCACGGCTGCCCAACCAACGCCCCGTTCAAAACGACGTCGACTTTCGTACGATTCGTACGGATTCTAGGCGGTCCCGTTCACAGGGTAGACCTCGACGTGTGCGACGTGAACGTCGACGAATTCGTTGTCCCTTGGCGATAA
- the LOC105693418 gene encoding elongation factor-like GTPase 1 isoform X2 — protein sequence MRLINSDKLAELQSDPNRIRNICILAHVDHGKTTMADSLVASNGIISSKLAGKIRYMDSRIDEQQRGITMKSSSIALYHTTDNKDSEFIVNLIDSPGHVDFASEVSTAVRLCDGAIVVVDVIEGVCPQTRSALSIAYIEGLKPVLVLNKIDRLITEVKLSPLDAYVHLMQVLEQVNAVMGELFASDIMDRDEREEGEKSQDNNLNERNLADWQSALEEADDSNLYFSPERGNVLFGSAMDGWGFGIKEFAKIFSTKLGFSERVLLKTLWGDFYLNSKTKRIMKGAQEKAKKPLFVQLILDNIWALYETVVVRKDKEKMMSIVDKLQIKLTIRDLRHTDSRTQLQAICSQWLPLARACLDMTCENVPSPNKLTKEKIERLMSGNNDFSALPQETQSLKNAFLKCDSSADAPVIVFISKMFPVDRKTLPENKAKPLTQEELTQRREIARQRHAALLEQQRSGVSMHPPEQNENLEPLRDSNPVEELSEDVLVAFARVYSGTLRKRSQVYVLGPKHNPRTALERQQNGEEVDKSTLLKDLKAGRHVTIATVDQLYLLMGRDLEPLDSITAGNVVGIGSLEDHVLNTATLSSTIACPSFAELTSLTDPILRVALEPKQPNDLQKLIKGLKLLNQADACAVVHIQETGEIVLNTAGEVHLEKCLEDLKLRYAKVEINVSEPIVPLRETVVPPPKVDMVNEVIERKEQQSSLEMWTANRQCCFEIDAKPLPDAVTKVLEKHSDLIKLIDQHVEKLGKETGEELPDIAKISLEPSVLPERTQKAVEGFLAELKLAFEDNGEKTPLEKIWCFGPRKCGPNILLNETDYEKRPFWERQIKSTDPRAAYESSIVNGFQLATLAGPLCEEPMMGVCFVLKKWEIHESSSSDGSGQSQGHLGGQLMSACKEACRRALSLRRPRLVTPMYSCSVLVNSDVLGDRAGSVLGAVDGRGVPPLWRETRQR from the exons ATGAGACTCATCAATTCTGATAAACTCGCCGAGCTCCAAAGCGACCCAAATAGGATACGTAATATCTGCATCCTCGCACACGTGGACCATGGAAAAACTACAATGGCAGATTCCCTTGTCGCTAGCAATGGAATCATCTCCAGCAAACTTGCTGGAAAAATACGATACATGGACAGTAGAATAGACGAACAGCAGCGTGGTATTACTATGAAATCTAGTTCAATAGCTCTTTATCATACGACGGATAATAAGGACAGTGAGTTTATCGTAAATCTCATAGATTCTCCGGGGCATGTAGATTTTGCTTCCGAAGTATCTACGGCTGTCAGACTTTGCGACGGCGCCATCGTTGTTGTAGATGTAATAGAAGGAGTCTGTCCTCAAACTCGAAGCGCACTTTCGATAGCGTATATCGAGGGGTTGAAGCCTGTACTCGTACTAAACAAAATTGACAGATTAATAACTGAAGTAAAACTATCGCCACTCGATGCCTATGTTCATTTAATGCAAGTATTAGAGCAGGTAAATGCTGTGATGGGAGAACTGTTTGCTAGCGATATTATGGATCGCGACGAaagagaagagggagaaaagagTCAGGATAACAAtttgaacgaaagaaatttgGCTGATTGGCAGTCTGCGTTGGAGGAAGCGGATGATTcgaatttgtatttttcaccTGAAAGAGGCAACGTTTTATTTGGTAGCGCGATGGACGGATGGGGATTTGGTATAAAAGAATTTgccaaaatattttctaccaAGTTGGGCTTCAGTGAAAGAGTACTGCTAAAGACTCTATGGGGGGATTTTTATCTTAATAGCAAAACtaaaagaataatgaaaggTGCTCAGGAAAAAGCAAAGAAGCCATTGTTCGTTCAACTAATTCTAGACAATATTTGGGCTCTCTATGAAACCGTAGTCGTACGTAAGgacaaagagaaaatgatGTCGATCGTAGATAAATTGCAGATCAAACTTACAATCAGAGATCTCAGACACACGGATTCCAGAACACAGCTTCAAGCCATATGTTCACAGTGGCTTCCACTGGCAAGGGCATGTCTCGATATGACCTGTGAGAATGTACCATCGCCAAATAAacttacaaaagaaaaaatagaaagactCATGAGTGGAAATAACGACTTTTCCGCTCTGCCTCAAGAGACCCAGTCCCTCAAAAATGCGTTTCTGAAATGCGACAGCTCAGCTGATGCTCCGGTCATAGTTTTTATATCAAAAATGTTTCCGGTAGACAGAAAAACACTTCCCGAAAATAAAGCCAAGCCTTTAACCCAAGAGGAACTCACTCAGAGAAGGGAAATAGCAAGGCAAAGACATGCAGCTCTATTGGAACAACAAAGATCAGGGGTATCCATGCACCCACCGGAACAGAATGAGAACCTCGAACCGCTAAGAGACTCGAATCCCGTAGAAGAATTATCTGAAGACGTATTAGTCGCTTTTGCCAGAGTATATTCAGGTACTCTTAGAAAACGAAGTCAAGTTTACGTTCTCGGACCAAAACACAACCCCAGGACAGCTCTCGAACGTCAGCAAAATGGAGAGGAAGTAGACAAAAGTACTTTGTTGAAAGACCTGAAAGCCGGGAGACACGTAACTATTGCAACTGTTGATCAATTGTATCTTTTAATGGGGCGGGATCTCGAACCTCTGGATAGCATAACCGCAGGCAATGTAGTAGGGATTGGAAGTCTGGAGGACCATGTTCTCAATACAGCGACTCTTTCCTCAACAATAGCATGCCCATCGTTCGCAGAGCTCACCTCTCTGACTGACCCGATTCTCAGGGTTGCTCTGGAACCAAAACAGCCTAATGATCTCCAGAAGCTAATCAAAGGCTTAAAACTCCTGAACCAAGCAGATGCTTGCGCGGTTGTCCATATACAAGAGACAGGAGAGATAGTTTTAAACACAGCGGGTGAGGTACATCTCGAAAAGTGTTTGGAGGATCTGAAGCTTCGCTATGCGAAGGTAGAGATCAATGTTTCAGAGCCGATAGTTCCTCTGAGGGAAACAGTGGTCCCGCCGCCAAAAGTCGACATGGTGAACGAAGTGATAGAGAGGAAAGAGCAGCAGTCGAGCCTCGAGATGTGGACCGCCAATCGACAATGTTGTTTCGAAATAGATGCAAAGCCATTGCCCGACGCTGTGACTAAAGTCCTGGAGAAGCACTCGGATCTGATCAAGCTCATCGATCAACACGTCGAGAAACTTGGTAAGGAAACCGGAGAGGAACTTCCAGATATTGCAAAAATATCCCTGGAGCCTTCTGTACTACCAGAACGGACCCAAAAGGCTGTTGAGGGATTCTTGGCCGAGCTGAAACTCGCTTTTGAAGACAATGGTGAAAAAACACCCCTCGAGAAGATTTGGTGCTTCGGGCCAAGGAAGTGCGGACCAAACATCCTGCTGAATGAAACTGACTACGAAAAACGGCCTTTTTGGGAACGGCAAATAAAATCCACGGATCCGAGAGCGGC GTATGAAAGCAGTATCGTGAACGGTTTTCAACTGGCAACTTTGGCGGGTCCATTGTGCGAGGAACCGATGATGGGCGTCTGTTTCGtgttgaaaaaatgggaaatccACGAGAGCTCTTCCAG TGACGGCAGCGGACAAAGTCAAGGACATCTCGGAGGTCAGCTGATGTCTGCGTGCAAAGAGGCTTGTCGTAGGGCCCTCAGTCTTCGCAGACCCCGCCTGGTCACCCCTATGTACTCTTGCAGTGTCCTGGTGAATTCGGACGTCCTCG